The Triticum aestivum cultivar Chinese Spring chromosome 3A, IWGSC CS RefSeq v2.1, whole genome shotgun sequence genome includes a region encoding these proteins:
- the LOC123057206 gene encoding putative glycine-rich cell wall structural protein 1, whose translation MHGQKHHYKYPLIFRLELISSCKSTHFHKTHTKVGTKLVALSYVVLLSIGLDNAARVVRFGSGSTTGTGAGGGEGGVTVSGGGSGAGSGTGSGVSSSSGSHASGGGGGGGSGSGSGSGQYSQGSSYPYGGGYGGYTCTGGAGGGGGGGKASGYQGSSGYGAGSGTGSSSATATNNWYRQGSTNADAGGNGGGNGGGRNGGSGAGKGAGSGYGNANP comes from the coding sequence ATGCATGGCCAGAAGCACCACTATAAATATCCATTGATATTTCGCTTAGAACTCATCTCATCTTGCAAGAGTACACACTTCCATAAAACACACACAAAGGTAGGCACAAAGCTAGTAGCCCTCAGCTATGTTGTCCTCTTGAGCATTGGACTGGACAATGCTGCAAGGGTGGTTAGATTCGGCAGTGGAAGCACCACGGGaacgggagcaggaggaggagaggGTGGGGTAACAGTGAGTGGTGGTGGCTCGGGTGCTGGGAGTGGAACTGGGTCTGGCGTGAGTTCTAGTAGTGGTAGCCATGCAagcggtggaggtggaggtggcgggTCCGGCTCTGGCTCTGGTTCCGGTCAATATAGTCAAGGATCTTCATATCCTTATGGTGGTGGCTATGGTGGATATACTTGCACTGGTGGtgccggtggtggcggtggtggagggaAAGCTAGTGGTTATCAAGGATCTAGTGGATATGGGGCTGGTAGTGGCACTGGTTCTAGCTCAGCTACAGCTACTAACAATTGGTATAGACAAGGTAGTACAAATGCAGATGCTGGTGGAAACGGTGGTGGCAATGGAGGAGGAAGAAATGGTGGGAGTGGTGCAGGCAAAGGTGCTGGATCTGGGTATGGCAATGCCAACCCCTAG